tCTGCATttgataaaaacacaaaatgttcCAATAACACCATCCACCCTGAGTTAAATCACTTAATCCTAAACTGCCTCTTTTATTCATGTCCTGCAGAGGTTATGATACATTTCTTTGATATTAACCTGTTCTCTGGCTTTTCATGATTACCTTGGTTTACAAAACTCAGCAGTATCTCCACAAAAGCCCAAAAGCCAAACTCCAGCATAGAGCGGCTcagtgaatgtggtctggactctgtggaggagagtcataGTTTCAGAGACGCTGAAGAAGGCCAGAATACCTGCGctgtgatccaggtacactcctaTTCTGGAGGAGTTGGGGCCTGAGATTCTGAGTGAGCAGTTGTCATGTCTAAAGATGTAACTATTGTCACAACGTAATGCCCAAGACTTCTTATTGAATCCAAATAAACGTGCATGAAGGTCACCTGATCTGCCAATACTCTTGTAAGCGACTGCTACTGAAGCAGGTCTTCTGCTCAtctccacctcccagtaacacCGTCCAGTCAGTCCGTCTTCACTCAGGACCTGAGTTGCCTGAAGGAATCTGTCTGCATGTTCAGGATatggtttattttttacatatGTTATTTTTCTGTTCCCCTCTGATAAATCCAGAGATGTGCCTGCTGTGTTTGGATCCATTGTGATTTGACATGAATATTGTAAGAACTCAGCTCTGGTCGTAGGCTCTGCTAAAGGCAGTTTCTCAGAAAGAATTTCTTGCATTTTATCACTTGCTGCTGTCACAGCTTCCATCACATCCTCAAAGTACCACAAACGGTTGTGTTTTGGTATTGGTGAGTTTGTAGATCCAGTACGTTTTGACAGTGAGCAGTAACTTTGAAGAAACTGGGTGGGATCCTCTGAGCGTGAGAGCTCCTCCAGCTCGACGTTTTTCCTTTTTAGTTCAGCAATCTCCTGgtccagcttctcctgaagctctttgactcgactcacttcAGTTTTCTGTTGGGATCTGATCTGCTCCTTCACCTCAGAGCTTCTTTTCTCAATGACACAGATCAACTCCGTAAAGATCTTCTCACTGTCCCCCACTGTTTTATCTGCAGCGCGATTGATAGTTTCCATCTCTTTctgaagcagcttcacatcttttTCACGTTCCTGGATTTTCTGCTGGATGTTTTGCCGACTTTCACCGAGCTCCTTTTGCTTCTTGGTcctttctgctgcagctgagatGGTGTCGTGGCCTTTATGTTCATCCATTAAACAGAGATAACAGATACACTCCTGATCAGTTCGGCAGAAAATCTTCATCACCTCATCGTGATGGGAGCAGATGCTCTCCTGAAGATTAACAGAGGCTTCGAcaagtttgtgttttttaaaagtaGGAGATTGGTAGTGAGGCTGAAGGTGTTGTTCACAGTAAGAGGCCCGACAATCCAGACAGGACTTGAAGGCTTTCAGCTTCCTCCCAATGCagacatcacaggccacatctCCAGGTTCTGCATAGCAGTGATCAGCTGGAGCAGCTTGGTGTCCAGTCTTCTTCAGTTCCTCCACTAACTCTGCCAACATGGTGTTTTTCACCAGGACAGGCCTCGAGGAGAAAGTCTCTCGGCACAGAGGACAGCTGTAGGTTCCTCTCTGATCTTCTTCATCCCAGGAGGttttaatacagttcatgcagtagTTGTGTCCACAGGGAATAGTCACcggatccttcagtagatccagacagatCGAACAGCAGAATTTCTCCTCTGGTGCTTGATTCCTTTGCTGCGCCATTTCACCTCTCGACAACAGGGAATGACTCGACAGTTTCACTTTCCTCACAGCAAATAAATGCATCACACAGGAAGTCACGCCTTCTTTTCTTACACAACTGTATGCTGATCTGTAGTAAAGTGATTTGTCAGCTCTTGCAGCTTACAACATGTTGGTCACCCCCATCTTTAAACTTGTAGATCTATGAAAGGAGGGAGTTTGAGTCCGTGTTTGAGAAAAAAGGGAGGGTTTACCAGTGTTTGTTTCATTAAAGGAAATGCAGCAGTTTGAGCTGTGGCTGCATGTATAGCCATCTTTTAATTGTTTGGTTTGAACTTTAGTAGAATGTTCAGCTGTCTTTTACAGGTTTACAGCGGCTTTTTAAGTTGATATATTGACCTGAGATATGCCTGTGAATGTGTCTGATCAAATGTGTAAGCAGCTGAgattgttgtttattttttatacttttttccccccaagaAATTATAATAGctttgtgccttttttttggCTTGGATGCAGTAAACTTTAAATCTAGTATTAAAGAACTCATGTCTGATCTCGGGCTCTGCTTTTGGCAGAAAAACATCCTCTTCAGTCACTGTCATTGAGATCTTCGTCCATTTCAGATTGTCCTGTCATGCTTTGATTAACATTTACACGTTTACTGTCAGTCTGAACTTCAGCAGTGTGTTCACTCATCCTGTATTCAcactggatgtttttttttagtttatttacagTTTAACCTTTATACCGCCAACTGatcaaaaagaaaatcttaCATTTGGCATCTTTAACCTTTAAGACTAACACTAACATTCCAACTTTTTAACACGAATAAATATTCTCAGATATTTCAATATTAGTTTAatctttttcttgtttctttttatattagtttttctgTTTCATCAGAGGTTGTAGTACAGCTGTTGTTTTACATCTTTGCATGCTTGAATATTTTGTAGTTGTCATGTTTATTTCCGTTAAACTGAAGTGATTAGTAGGGTTTCTTTATTAATTCAGTGTTTCAGCTGCTTATTCATGTAAAAATATCTGGATGATGAGAAGAAATAGACTTTAAACACTCACAAAATAAACAGTCTGAATCTATGAATTTAGAAAATCTCAGGCAGGAGTTTATTAAATTTTACATTTCATCATTCTCATTTAAAATGCGTCTTCAGAAAACATCTTTAGTTCCTCTACCTATTAAATGTATCTAATAAcagcataatatatatatagttaggtattttaaatttgtgtaTTTACAGTCACATCAATAAAACCTTTGCATAGCATCAGAGGACTAGACAGTAATATGTAGTTATCTTATGTGTCACACAGGAAATATtaaacagaaatacagaaatgcACCAAATAATGAACAAGTTTAACAGTCACTCAAATTATTGATTATCAGTTTTACTCACTGCCTCAGAGTCTTCTCTGGGAAGTGTATATAATGTTGACTCCTGACTTCCTGTTTTACACGAGGCATGGGTTGAAACGATcacacatatttacacattCTGCATttgataaaaacacaaaaggtCCAATAACACCATCCATACTGACTCAAATCACTTGAATTGACCCTGTTAATCTAAACTGCCTCTGTATTCATGACCTACTGAAGATTTCTTTGATATCAGTCCACCCTCTGCCTCTTTAATGATGGCATGACTCTACCGAACTCAACAGTGTCTCCATCAGAAC
The sequence above is drawn from the Sander lucioperca isolate FBNREF2018 chromosome 17, SLUC_FBN_1.2, whole genome shotgun sequence genome and encodes:
- the LOC116060408 gene encoding tripartite motif-containing protein 16-like, with translation MHLFAVRKVKLSSHSLLSRGEMAQQRNQAPEEKFCCSICLDLLKDPVTIPCGHNYCMNCIKTSWDEEDQRGTYSCPLCRETFSSRPVLVKNTMLAELVEELKKTGHQAAPADHCYAEPGDVACDVCIGRKLKAFKSCLDCRASYCEQHLQPHYQSPTFKKHKLVEASVNLQESICSHHDEVMKIFCRTDQECICYLCLMDEHKGHDTISAAAERTKKQKELGESRQNIQQKIQEREKDVKLLQKEMETINRAADKTVGDSEKIFTELICVIEKRSSEVKEQIRSQQKTEVSRVKELQEKLDQEIAELKRKNVELEELSRSEDPTQFLQSYCSLSKRTGSTNSPIPKHNRLWYFEDVMEAVTAASDKMQEILSEKLPLAEPTTRAEFLQYSCQITMDPNTAGTSLDLSEGNRKITYVKNKPYPEHADRFLQATQVLSEDGLTGRCYWEVEMSRRPASVAVAYKSIGRSGDLHARLFGFNKKSWALRCDNSYIFRHDNCSLRISGPNSSRIGVYLDHSAGILAFFSVSETMTLLHRVQTTFTEPLYAGVWLLGFCGDTAEFCKPR